A window of the Myxocyprinus asiaticus isolate MX2 ecotype Aquarium Trade chromosome 11, UBuf_Myxa_2, whole genome shotgun sequence genome harbors these coding sequences:
- the phf11 gene encoding PHD finger protein 11 isoform X1, whose product MGSDQYRAPCKMMCVLCQKSDETEITGALSSKENISAHQNCLLFASGIYCKNSPTYDDLFGFAVDDVKQELRRGKRLRCPHCGKLGATAGCDVKRCKYSYHYPCAIEAHGRAIEDIAKGSYKLFCKKHDPQANRTSSVNSSTSSPNPSRYVSADSNGRMLEKSESNSSTGSSEKGFPSMKKRKLTVTFIGSDDENQTAIDSMFAPVESDLDDSTPPKEHNSEFDSPTRSPEVETPRRKKTKLFRKTGLAYSDDEIQCCTENTRPCEELNPSSTGADCDDTDIDSDVSQSLLLPYTGFMESGLSMESENNLEPCSLSVPAAVCNSPGSVVVSNYGESPPTTINAPEPNAPTTNPKVSVSADPTPCQDHSSDVPLSQPGSPNQLSSTAGIPDVQPLPASDDTTDHPPELSPQPVASTSPDCLAAADACSVDAMASSESSAAIFWARCNEAGCTKEIFSDLVSQLSSLGERVQSQEASHNDYNVALKVLEASGRLPGVIAQLEQDLEKQEQDLQRKKAALRDARAVLGVHSLN is encoded by the exons ATGGGGTCGGATCAGTATCGAGCACCATGCAAAATGATGTGTGTACTGTGCCAGAAATCAGACGAAACCGAAATTACCGGCGCTCTTTCATCCAAAGAGAACATTTCAGCTCATCAAAACTGTTTG TTGTTTGCATCAGGAATCTACTGCAAGAACTCGCCCACCTATGATGACCTGTTTGGATTTGCTGTAGATGATGTAAAGCAAGAGCTGAGGAGAGGAAAGAGATTA AGATGCCCACACTGTGGGAAACTGGGCGCTACAGCAGGATGTGATGTAAAGCGTTGTAAGTACTCGTACCATTATCCCTGCGCCATAGAGGCCCATGGCAGAGCCATTGAAGACATTGCTAAAGGAAGTTATAA ATTGTTCTGTAAAAAGCATGATCCACAAGCCAACAGAACAA GTTCAGTAAATTCCTCAACATCTAGTCCTAATCCCTCAAGATATGTATCAGCTGACAGTAATGGACGAATGCTTGAAAAG AGTGAATCCAATTCATCTACAGG GTCATCAGAAAAGGGATTTCCCAGCATGAAGAAGAGGAAGCTGACTGTAACATTCATAGGTTCCG ATGATGAAAATCAGACCGCCATTGACTCCATGTTTGCTCCAGTCGAGTCAGATCTGGATGACAGTACACCCCCAAAAGAGCAcaat AGTGAATTTGATTCACCAACAAG GTCACCAGAAGTGGAAACACCACGAAGGAAGAAAACAAAGTTGTTTCGCAAAACAGGCCTTGCATACTCAG ATGATGAAATTCAGTGCTGCACTGAAAATACAAG GCCCTGTGAAGAACTCAATCCATCAAGCACAG GAGCTGATTGTGATGACACTGACATTGACTCA GATGTGTCTCAGAGTTTATTGCTTCCATATACTGGCTTTATGGAATCAGGACTTTCAATGGAATCAG AGAATAATCTAGAACCTTGTTCTCTTTCCGTCCCAGCTGCTGTGTGTAACTCACCAGGGTCTGTCGTTGTGTCTAATTATGGGGAATCACCACCCACCACAATTAATGCCCCAGAACCCAATGCTCCGACCACCAACCCTAAGGTCTCTGTTTCTGCTGACCCTACACCATGTCAGGACCATTCGAGTGATGTTCCTTTGAGTCAACCTGGGTCACCCAACCAATTAAGCTCCACTGCAGGCATTCCAGATGTACAACCACTCCCGGCATCTGACGACACAACTGATCACCCACCAGAACTTTCTCCTCAGCCAGTGGCGTCTACCTCACCTGATTGTCTCGCAGCAGCAGATGCTTGTAGTGTGGATGCTATGGCAAGCTCAGAGTCCAGTGCTGCCATATTCTGGGCTAGATGTAATGAGGCTGGATGCACTAAAGAAATCTTTTCTGATCTTGTGTCTCAGCTGAGCAGCTTGGGAGAAAGAGTACAATCACAGGAAGCCAGCCACAATG